One genomic window of Salvia miltiorrhiza cultivar Shanhuang (shh) chromosome 4, IMPLAD_Smil_shh, whole genome shotgun sequence includes the following:
- the LOC131023418 gene encoding uncharacterized protein LOC131023418, with protein MSHRREFFGFGSRSSGPEQERQSSSGSGPYISAIPESGSPPQTAAASGSRRPKGKSVAQIRADCARRDGRILFQRNTDGKLIEPPGISTNCTNSFKRIPNPGGYTWKLPPPTVQELYFEEFKKEFAWNPDDEADVKKMWLDKARKRYSDNMSEYKRQLKEKTEAGEMMETPLGMSDTFWTGLKAYWDQDEVKAVSRRARENRYSEPDGVGTGISRHVGGSQSSRILQQSLAEIHCVAAETGREDRLDEVYLELVRPGRSRLYGTESAGVSQFSRGSTNSTGSSQMSQRMYETRISTLEERLQRAEEDRAAQEAAREAGRAVREALEQRMSQFEEILRRSGQLP; from the exons ATGTCTCATCGTAGAGAATTTTTTGGGTTTGGTAGTCGATCTTCTGGGCCTGAGCAGGAGCGACAGTCCTCCTCAGGCTCTGGGCCGTACATTTCTGCGATTCCAGAGTCTGGTTCCCCTCCACAGACCGCTGCTGCATCTGGGTCTAGAAGGCCCAAAGGCAAATCAGTGGCGCAGATTAGGGCCGATTGTGCTAGGCGCGACGGGAGGATCCTCTTTCAGAGGAATACTGATGG TAAGTTGATCGAGCCCCCGGGGATCTCCACCAATTGCACGAACTCGTTTAAGAGGATTCcgaacccaggcgggtacacgtGGAAGTTACCTCCGCCAACGGTGCAGGAGTTGTATTTTGAGGAATTCAAG aaagagtttgctTGGAACCCTGATGATGAGGCTGATGTGAAAAAAATGTGGTTAGACAAGGCCCGCAAAAGGTACAGTGACAACATGAGCGAGTATAAGAGACAGCTCAAGGAGAAGACCGAGGCAGGGGAGATGATGGAGACACCGCTGGGCATGTCCGACACCTTTTGGACGGGACTCAAGGCATACTGGGATCAAGATGAGGTTAAGGCCGTTTCTAGGCGCGCACGTGAGAACCGATACTCTGAGCCCGATGGAGTTGGTACAGGGATCAGTCGGCACGTTGGAGGGTCTCAGTCGAGTCGTATTCTGCAGCAGAGTCTG gcggagattcATTGCGTTGCTGCTGAGACAGGACGAGAGGACCGACTCGATGAGGTCTACTTGGAGCTCGTACGTCCCGGTAGGTCACGACTGTACGGCACTGAAAGTGCCGGTGTGAGCCAGTTTAGTAGGGGGTCTACTAACAGTACAGGCTCTTCCCAGATGTCTCAGCGAATGTATGAGACTCGGATCTCCACACTGGAGGAGCGTCTCCAAAGGGCTGAGGAGGATAGGGCGGCCCAAgaagcagcacgtgaggccgGACGAGCAGTACGTGAGGCCCTTGAGCAGCGGATGAGTCAGTTCGAGGAGATACTGAGgcggtcgggtcagctacctTGA